From the genome of Aphanothece sacrum FPU1, one region includes:
- a CDS encoding deoxyhypusine synthase family protein, with translation MGTREFMERNFLHFNAATCLDAAQGWIKHLEAGNKMLVTLAGAMSTAELGISLAQMIREDKIHAICCTGANLEEDIFNLVAHDHYKRIPNYRSLQPEDEIALRENGLNRVTDTCIPEEEAVRRIEDHLLKVWQKAENSQQRFFPYEYLYQLLESGVLESSYQIDPQDSWMIAAWQKNLPIFTPGWEDSTTGNIFVSHVIRGDIKDIGIVKSGLEQMYKLVYWYKEITQNSSLGFFQIGGGIAGDFPICVVPLIRQDLEEDCQLWSYFAQISDSTTSYGSYSGAVPSEKITWGKLGVDTPSYIIESDATIVAPLIFNYVLNK, from the coding sequence ATGGGTACAAGAGAGTTTATGGAACGCAATTTTCTGCACTTTAATGCAGCTACTTGTCTAGATGCTGCACAGGGGTGGATCAAACATTTAGAAGCAGGTAACAAAATGTTAGTTACCTTAGCTGGTGCGATGAGTACTGCAGAATTAGGAATTTCTTTAGCCCAGATGATTCGTGAAGATAAAATTCATGCTATTTGTTGTACAGGAGCTAATTTAGAAGAAGATATATTTAATTTAGTAGCTCATGATCATTATAAAAGAATTCCCAATTATCGTTCTTTGCAACCTGAAGATGAGATAGCACTGCGAGAAAATGGATTAAACCGAGTCACTGATACTTGTATTCCTGAAGAAGAAGCTGTCAGAAGAATAGAAGATCATCTTTTAAAAGTTTGGCAAAAAGCAGAAAATTCTCAACAACGATTTTTTCCCTACGAATACCTTTATCAACTGTTAGAAAGTGGAGTTTTAGAGAGTTCCTATCAAATTGATCCTCAAGATTCTTGGATGATAGCAGCTTGGCAAAAAAACTTGCCTATTTTTACTCCTGGTTGGGAAGATTCTACCACAGGAAATATCTTTGTCTCTCATGTCATTAGAGGTGATATTAAAGATATTGGAATTGTAAAAAGTGGCTTAGAGCAAATGTATAAGCTAGTCTATTGGTATAAAGAAATAACTCAAAATTCTTCCCTTGGTTTCTTTCAAATTGGAGGAGGAATAGCCGGAGATTTTCCCATTTGTGTAGTTCCTTTAATTCGACAAGATCTCGAAGAAGATTGTCAGTTATGGAGTTATTTCGCTCAAATTAGTGATTCTACTACCTCTTATGGTTCCTATAGTGGCGCGGTTCCTAGTGAAAAAATTACTTGGGGTAAATTAGGAGTAGATACCCCAAGTTATATAATTGAATCAGATGCAACTATTGTCGCCCCTCTGATCTTTAATTATGTACTAAATAAGTAG
- a CDS encoding flavin reductase family protein yields MLDEKAKKTMLRKIPHGIYICGVKDGENVNGFTVSWVMQASFEPPLIINCVKKDSGSHEMLKKSGVFSVSFLEEGQKELAAKFFKPRSRVGNKFEDVEFIEGEATGCPIIKDSLGYVECNVVGSVEKGDHTVYVGEVIAAGIYREGNPLLLESTGWQYGG; encoded by the coding sequence ATGTTAGACGAAAAAGCAAAAAAAACAATGTTACGCAAAATTCCTCACGGAATTTATATCTGTGGGGTAAAAGATGGAGAAAATGTTAATGGGTTTACCGTTAGTTGGGTAATGCAGGCTTCATTTGAACCCCCACTAATCATTAATTGTGTGAAAAAAGATTCCGGTTCTCATGAAATGTTGAAAAAATCTGGAGTGTTTTCTGTCAGCTTTTTAGAAGAAGGACAAAAAGAATTAGCCGCTAAATTTTTTAAACCTAGAAGTCGGGTAGGTAATAAATTTGAAGATGTAGAATTTATTGAAGGGGAAGCCACTGGATGTCCTATTATTAAAGACTCTTTAGGATATGTGGAATGTAACGTAGTGGGTTCTGTTGAAAAAGGAGATCATACCGTATATGTAGGAGAAGTCATTGCCGCAGGAATTTATCGAGAAGGAAACCCCTTACTTTTAGAGAGTACAGGATGGCAATATGGAGGTTAA
- the psb34 gene encoding photosystem II assembly protein Psb34 gives MYTTTQLDNGLLNNYAAEPKTYYAQYPAPYEQRRYVIQGAIATLLVTTLIVISAVIS, from the coding sequence ATGTATACCACAACCCAACTTGACAACGGTTTATTAAACAACTACGCAGCAGAACCCAAGACCTACTACGCTCAATATCCGGCCCCCTACGAACAACGCCGTTATGTGATTCAAGGGGCGATCGCTACTTTATTAGTCACAACATTAATAGTAATTTCGGCTGTTATCAGCTAA
- a CDS encoding FAD-dependent oxidoreductase, with amino-acid sequence MGEQLQPQPQRDGILRPKKDDKIERLRRIFSSLSLSVLCLATSLPTWAAPPRNPDETVECELLIVGGGLGGAAAAYESLLAGRTVCLTDITDWIGGQISSQGTSALDEGQKQRSLQYFPRGYQALRQTLTRVYGKLNPGDCWVSESCFLPKDGHQIVYRQLKEAEMWGRGKLKWFPNTVIKDLGISNNGKIINNAIAIQHNQAIGKPSLNSQPLSQVIDDAYHYQNSSNLTKKIIRFQPKAKKTGDWLVIEATETGEIVALADVPYRLGLDPRSHLNPSSPTDKGDPYCTQGFTYTFAMERTQEMQPQEKPPFYEQYEPYYGYDSNRKLAYFDLVFTYRRIWNPKPGKMIRVGRMKISQPAPGDISMQNWLWGNDYRPGTSEDNLIYTRDQLQKTGQLTPGGWQGGLRQDTLRRGEELSKGFYYWLVAGSTDSRLGYGVKTPQPNHRLLKGLDSPMGTMHGLSKYPYIREGRRIIGRPSSEYQEGFSINEIDISTKDYWHNFYRSTLSRPVYQELSEAIARLETVVATNLIRPAYQITRRTQATMYPDSVGIADYMMDFHPCMVYSPPEKPGNREREEVRFGQGSSYPAQIPLRAMIPQKIDNLIVAGKSIATSHIAASAYRVHGFEWSVGAAAGSLGSFALERGILPYELVDNLPQRESLLYEFRQRLETNGNPTAFPQTALLNFNK; translated from the coding sequence ATGGGTGAACAGCTTCAACCTCAACCCCAGAGGGACGGTATTTTACGGCCAAAAAAGGATGATAAAATTGAGCGACTCAGACGCATTTTCTCATCTTTGTCCCTTAGTGTCCTATGTTTAGCCACATCTTTACCCACTTGGGCGGCCCCTCCTCGGAATCCTGATGAAACCGTCGAATGTGAGTTATTGATCGTTGGGGGAGGGTTAGGGGGTGCTGCTGCTGCTTATGAATCCTTATTAGCCGGTCGTACAGTTTGTTTAACCGATATTACGGACTGGATAGGGGGACAAATTTCTTCTCAAGGTACTTCTGCACTTGATGAAGGACAAAAACAGCGATCGCTACAATATTTTCCTAGAGGGTATCAAGCCTTGAGACAAACTCTAACACGAGTTTACGGTAAACTCAACCCTGGAGACTGTTGGGTTAGTGAAAGCTGTTTTCTGCCCAAAGATGGCCATCAAATCGTCTATAGACAGCTAAAAGAAGCGGAAATGTGGGGACGGGGCAAACTCAAATGGTTTCCTAATACAGTCATTAAAGACTTAGGCATTAGTAACAACGGCAAAATCATTAATAACGCGATCGCTATTCAACATAATCAGGCAATTGGCAAACCATCCCTTAACAGTCAACCTTTATCACAAGTCATTGACGATGCCTATCATTATCAAAATTCTAGCAATTTAACGAAAAAAATTATTCGCTTTCAACCCAAAGCTAAAAAGACAGGGGACTGGTTAGTTATTGAAGCCACAGAAACTGGAGAAATTGTCGCTTTAGCGGACGTTCCTTACCGTTTAGGATTAGATCCTCGTTCTCATCTTAACCCGTCTTCTCCGACGGATAAAGGAGACCCTTATTGTACTCAAGGGTTTACTTATACTTTTGCCATGGAACGGACGCAGGAGATGCAACCCCAAGAGAAACCACCCTTTTATGAGCAGTATGAGCCTTATTATGGGTATGATTCTAATCGTAAATTGGCCTATTTTGACTTAGTATTCACTTATCGACGCATTTGGAATCCCAAACCCGGAAAAATGATTCGGGTAGGAAGGATGAAGATTAGTCAACCTGCACCTGGGGATATTTCCATGCAAAATTGGTTATGGGGCAATGATTATCGTCCAGGTACGTCTGAAGATAATTTGATTTACACCCGTGACCAACTGCAAAAAACGGGACAACTGACACCCGGAGGATGGCAAGGAGGCCTACGTCAAGATACTTTACGTAGAGGTGAGGAATTATCTAAAGGGTTTTATTATTGGTTAGTGGCTGGAAGTACAGATTCTCGTCTGGGATATGGGGTCAAAACTCCTCAACCGAATCATCGTTTATTGAAGGGGTTAGATTCTCCCATGGGTACGATGCACGGGTTATCGAAATATCCTTATATTCGGGAAGGAAGACGGATTATTGGGCGACCTTCTTCAGAATATCAAGAAGGATTTAGTATTAATGAAATTGATATTTCGACTAAGGATTATTGGCACAATTTTTACCGTAGTACCTTGTCTCGGCCAGTTTATCAAGAATTGTCTGAGGCGATCGCTCGTTTAGAGACGGTGGTAGCGACTAACTTAATTAGACCAGCCTATCAAATTACGCGACGAACCCAAGCGACGATGTATCCTGATTCTGTGGGTATTGCTGACTATATGATGGATTTTCATCCTTGTATGGTGTATTCGCCCCCAGAAAAGCCAGGAAACCGAGAACGGGAGGAGGTCCGTTTTGGACAAGGATCGTCTTATCCGGCTCAAATTCCCCTCAGGGCGATGATTCCTCAGAAAATTGACAATTTAATCGTGGCGGGTAAAAGTATTGCTACGAGTCATATTGCGGCTTCTGCTTATCGGGTGCATGGGTTTGAGTGGTCTGTGGGGGCAGCGGCCGGTAGTTTAGGCAGTTTTGCTTTAGAACGGGGGATTTTGCCCTATGAATTAGTGGATAATTTACCACAACGGGAGTCTTTATTATACGAATTCCGTCAACGTTTGGAAACGAATGGTAATCCGACGGCATTTCCTCAGACTGCTTTATTGAATTTTAACAAATAG
- a CDS encoding type II toxin-antitoxin system VapC family toxin gives MKVFVDTAAWIALINQRDALHNPALEISKNLRQKQVSLVTTEFVLLEVADGLCNLPTRLKTINFIDGLYQLPKWNNKL, from the coding sequence ATGAAAGTATTTGTCGATACTGCTGCTTGGATTGCCCTGATCAATCAACGGGATGCCTTACATAATCCTGCCTTAGAAATTAGCAAAAACTTACGACAGAAACAAGTCTCTTTAGTAACTACAGAATTTGTCTTATTAGAAGTTGCTGATGGATTGTGCAATTTACCAACTCGTCTCAAAACAATTAATTTTATTGATGGCTTATATCAGTTGCCTAAATGGAACAACAAACTATAG
- a CDS encoding type II toxin-antitoxin system VapC family toxin gives MTLCDASPLIALINEGDDNHQRCVDILPSLSAPLVTTCACFTEAMYLLGRYGGWFAQQELWGYVADEILIIHHHTSDELTRMESLMKQYRDVPMDLADSSLVAMAEVLNQRQIFTLDHDFYIYRLWGNQTFDIVL, from the coding sequence ATGACCCTTTGCGACGCTTCTCCCCTAATAGCCTTAATTAATGAAGGTGACGACAATCATCAACGCTGCGTTGACATTCTACCATCACTGTCAGCACCGTTAGTCACTACTTGTGCTTGTTTTACCGAAGCCATGTATTTATTAGGTCGCTATGGTGGTTGGTTTGCACAACAAGAATTATGGGGTTATGTGGCTGATGAAATTCTGATAATACATCATCATACTTCAGACGAACTAACCAGAATGGAATCATTAATGAAGCAATATCGAGATGTTCCAATGGATTTAGCAGATTCTTCTTTAGTAGCGATGGCTGAAGTGCTTAATCAAAGACAAATATTCACCCTAGATCACGATTTTTATATTTATCGATTGTGGGGAAATCAAACCTTTGATATTGTACTTTAA
- a CDS encoding ABC transporter permease, whose amino-acid sequence MNLLESVKMAAAMLAANKLRTSLTMLGIIIGNASVIATIGIGQGAQKLATDQLEALGPNVIFIVPGSRKARNSTFNLPRTLVWEDAEAIVSQVPGIKAIAPEINQRQLVSYFSQNTNALLIGTTPDYRSVRDFSVAKGRFFNEIDLQRNKRVAVLGAEIADRLFNNRNPIGEKIRAKNITFEIIGIMEPKGSFMGSNLDETVLIPLTTMANQIVGKTSPYGLELSWINAEAKNTDSIRASKFQIENLLRLRHNITDEDDFRVETSKQMLDIVGNIAGGLTVMLAVLAGISLIVGGIGVMNIMLVSVSERTQEIGLRKALGATQGDILIQFLVEAVIISVSGGIMGILTGVGIISLVGILSPLSPGISASAIILSLGISGGIGLFFGVVPAQRAAKLDPIVALRSA is encoded by the coding sequence ATGAATTTATTAGAAAGTGTCAAGATGGCGGCTGCGATGTTAGCGGCGAATAAGTTACGGACAAGCTTAACTATGCTTGGTATTATTATTGGCAATGCTTCGGTTATTGCTACTATTGGGATTGGTCAAGGGGCGCAAAAACTTGCCACAGACCAATTAGAAGCATTAGGACCTAATGTTATTTTTATTGTACCTGGAAGTCGAAAAGCGCGTAACTCTACTTTTAATTTACCCCGTACTTTAGTTTGGGAAGATGCTGAAGCAATAGTTTCTCAAGTGCCTGGTATTAAGGCAATAGCCCCTGAAATTAATCAACGACAATTAGTTTCTTATTTTAGTCAAAATACTAATGCTTTACTGATTGGAACAACGCCTGATTATCGTTCTGTTCGTGATTTTTCGGTGGCCAAAGGACGGTTTTTTAATGAAATTGATCTACAAAGAAATAAACGAGTAGCGGTACTTGGAGCAGAAATTGCAGACCGTTTATTTAATAATCGTAATCCCATTGGTGAGAAAATTAGAGCTAAAAATATTACGTTTGAAATTATTGGAATTATGGAACCAAAAGGTTCTTTTATGGGTTCTAATTTAGATGAAACTGTGTTAATTCCCCTAACAACAATGGCTAATCAAATTGTGGGAAAAACTTCTCCTTATGGCTTAGAATTAAGTTGGATTAATGCTGAAGCTAAAAATACTGATAGTATTCGAGCGTCTAAGTTTCAGATTGAAAACTTACTAAGATTAAGACATAATATTACCGATGAGGATGATTTTAGGGTAGAAACTTCTAAACAAATGTTAGATATTGTGGGAAATATTGCCGGAGGTTTAACCGTTATGTTAGCGGTTTTAGCGGGAATTTCTCTCATTGTTGGTGGTATTGGGGTGATGAATATTATGTTAGTTTCCGTGTCAGAAAGAACTCAAGAAATTGGGTTAAGAAAAGCATTAGGAGCAACCCAAGGAGACATTTTAATTCAGTTTTTAGTTGAAGCGGTTATTATTTCAGTTTCTGGGGGAATTATGGGCATTTTAACAGGAGTTGGTATCATTTCTTTAGTGGGAATTCTTTCTCCTTTATCTCCAGGAATTTCTGCGAGTGCGATTATTCTTTCTTTAGGAATTTCGGGAGGAATTGGCTTATTTTTTGGGGTTGTACCTGCACAAAGGGCCGCTAAACTTGATCCTATTGTTGCTTTAAGAAGTGCGTAA
- a CDS encoding efflux RND transporter periplasmic adaptor subunit — MEVPVFGKFNRPLPWILALMTGGILVLGVSTYRMIQTPTVENEIDKMTVTIQRETLGIEIKASGTVEPIQSVNISPKNPGRLVQLRVEQGMPVKAGQILAIMENTEIRAQGKQAEANYQQTLANLSAAKTRIPSEINQAQTRYLKAKSEVEQAQANLEQVKQRIPKDIQQIESQLRAADGRYRLAASRVKRNEELMKEGAITQDSFDAVSSEYINAKATVVETLQKLEQTKNTAPPELGQLEQQIRQSQASVAEAKIAFEERKQTAQAEIAQLQAAAAANKAELERIVIQFQDTAIRAPFDGIVTQKFATQGAFVTPTTSASSTASATSSSIVALARGLKVVAKVPEVDIGNIQPGQPVSIIADAFPNETFQGQVIRIAPEAIVDQNVTSFEVTIGLITGRDKLLSKMNVDVSFLGQQLNQALVVPTVAIVTQEGKTGVMVPDAQNKPEFKPITIGLVLDDKTEILSGLTPGDRVFIDLPEQPNKKDNKDKKPE; from the coding sequence ATGGAAGTTCCTGTGTTTGGTAAATTTAATCGTCCCCTACCTTGGATTTTAGCTCTCATGACTGGCGGTATTCTTGTCTTGGGTGTATCAACTTACAGAATGATACAAACCCCAACCGTCGAGAATGAAATCGATAAAATGACCGTGACTATCCAACGGGAAACCCTGGGGATAGAAATTAAAGCGAGTGGAACAGTAGAACCCATTCAAAGTGTTAATATTAGCCCGAAAAATCCAGGCCGGTTAGTACAGTTGCGAGTAGAACAGGGAATGCCCGTTAAAGCTGGGCAAATCTTGGCAATTATGGAAAATACGGAAATTCGGGCCCAAGGAAAACAAGCTGAAGCAAATTATCAACAAACTTTAGCTAATTTATCTGCGGCTAAAACCCGAATTCCCAGTGAAATTAATCAAGCACAAACCCGTTATTTAAAAGCTAAATCTGAAGTTGAACAAGCACAAGCAAATTTAGAACAAGTTAAACAAAGAATTCCTAAAGATATTCAACAAATTGAATCTCAATTACGGGCCGCGGATGGTCGCTATAGACTTGCAGCTTCTCGCGTTAAACGCAATGAAGAATTAATGAAAGAAGGGGCTATTACTCAAGATAGTTTTGATGCAGTTAGCAGTGAATATATTAATGCGAAAGCTACTGTTGTCGAAACATTGCAAAAACTCGAACAGACTAAAAATACTGCACCTCCAGAACTGGGTCAACTTGAACAACAAATTAGGCAATCTCAAGCCTCTGTTGCCGAGGCTAAAATTGCTTTTGAAGAACGCAAACAAACTGCCCAGGCTGAAATTGCTCAATTACAGGCTGCTGCTGCTGCGAATAAAGCCGAATTAGAGCGTATTGTTATCCAATTTCAAGATACTGCTATTCGCGCTCCTTTTGATGGTATTGTCACCCAAAAATTCGCCACTCAAGGGGCATTTGTTACTCCGACTACTTCTGCATCAAGTACCGCCTCAGCTACTTCTAGTTCTATTGTTGCTTTGGCCAGAGGATTAAAAGTCGTCGCTAAAGTTCCAGAAGTTGATATTGGCAATATTCAACCCGGACAACCTGTTAGTATTATCGCCGATGCTTTTCCTAATGAAACTTTTCAAGGGCAAGTTATTCGCATTGCCCCAGAAGCGATTGTCGATCAAAATGTGACCTCTTTTGAAGTGACTATTGGACTGATTACAGGGAGAGATAAATTGCTCTCTAAAATGAATGTAGATGTCTCTTTTTTGGGGCAACAATTAAATCAGGCTTTAGTGGTTCCTACTGTGGCGATTGTGACTCAAGAAGGGAAAACTGGGGTGATGGTTCCTGATGCACAAAACAAACCGGAATTTAAACCCATTACTATTGGTTTAGTGTTAGATGATAAAACAGAAATTTTGTCAGGGTTAACTCCAGGTGATCGTGTTTTTATTGATTTACCTGAGCAACCAAATAAAAAAGACAACAAAGATAAAAAACCAGAATAA
- a CDS encoding serine O-acetyltransferase: MSTSAKVETSEINPHPDIKPNWEREKCVKWWNPSRQLIKSIRNYQKWQNNKNPISSLIRAYFVINYRFWTVVTGADIPLNCQIGGGLHLPHPTGVVIHPSAIIGVNCTIFQQVTIVASVKVGNNVLIGTGAKILKNTTIGDDAKIGANAVVRNCIVPPKATAVGIPARIIPHSQEESLTD, encoded by the coding sequence ATGTCTACAAGTGCTAAGGTAGAAACCTCAGAAATTAATCCACATCCTGATATTAAACCTAATTGGGAAAGGGAAAAATGTGTCAAGTGGTGGAACCCTAGTCGTCAACTGATTAAATCTATTAGAAATTACCAGAAATGGCAAAACAATAAAAACCCCATTTCTTCTTTGATTAGGGCTTATTTTGTCATTAATTATCGCTTCTGGACTGTGGTGACAGGGGCGGATATTCCTTTAAATTGTCAAATAGGAGGAGGGCTGCATTTGCCTCATCCTACCGGAGTTGTGATTCATCCTAGTGCTATTATAGGTGTTAATTGTACCATTTTTCAACAAGTAACAATCGTAGCAAGTGTTAAAGTCGGAAATAATGTACTAATTGGGACAGGGGCTAAAATTCTCAAAAACACAACTATTGGGGACGATGCTAAAATAGGGGCTAATGCAGTAGTTCGTAACTGTATTGTACCTCCAAAAGCCACAGCAGTAGGAATTCCTGCCAGAATCATCCCTCATTCTCAAGAGGAAAGTTTGACAGATTGA
- the glyS gene encoding glycine--tRNA ligase subunit beta: MFFLLEVGTEELPADFVDGAIAQWEKRIPVSLQEQFLTPESITVYGTPRRLAVLITGLPDKQSDRNEIIKGPPATAAFKNGKPTPAAEGFAKKQGVEVTDLEIRPTDKGEFVFLEKKVTGRDTKEILQELVPNWITGLEGRRFMRWGGGDLRFSRPIRWLVALWDQSILPLQLINSDNTLNSDRVSYGHRILHPDAITIAQASDYEETLRSAYVVVDPLKRRQIIEEQIKKVSKQLGGTPEISDELLQEVINLVEYPTAVVGKFDEEFLSLPSEVIITVMVTHQRYFALKNKGSLLPNFITISNGDPTKSKIIAQGNERVIRARLADAQFFYKSDCGEPLDSYLPQLETVTFQEELGTMRDKVDRIMDMAQQIAEQLDITPQQREEIESTAMLCKVDLVTQMVYEFPELQGVMGQKYALVSGEPEVVAQGIFDHYLPRGADDIMPDSLTGQVVGISDRLDTLISIFGLGMIPTGSSDPFALRRAANAIINITWYANLSINLAQLLAQGCADFVTGHPQKISPLEGLQSFFLQRIQTLLQDEVKIDYDLVKAILGENDLEYQERALQDLLDVRDRAQFLQEIRQDGRLDTIYETVNRSTRLATKGDLEFQILDPSEVVDTKLFEKSSEQNLYEALLQLVPKTKAAKTQRNYQLLVDGLANIAPSVNEFFDGSDSVLVMDENPHIRQNRLNLLGILRNHGRVIADFGAIVKS; the protein is encoded by the coding sequence ATGTTCTTTTTATTGGAAGTCGGTACAGAAGAATTACCCGCAGATTTTGTTGATGGGGCGATCGCCCAATGGGAAAAACGCATCCCTGTAAGTCTCCAAGAACAATTTTTGACCCCAGAGTCGATCACTGTCTATGGAACACCCCGTCGGTTAGCGGTGTTAATCACTGGACTTCCAGACAAACAAAGCGATCGCAACGAAATTATTAAAGGGCCACCCGCAACAGCGGCCTTCAAAAACGGGAAACCCACCCCTGCGGCCGAAGGATTTGCGAAAAAACAAGGGGTAGAGGTGACAGACTTAGAAATTCGTCCCACGGATAAGGGAGAGTTCGTTTTTCTGGAGAAAAAAGTTACAGGAAGAGATACAAAAGAGATTTTACAGGAATTAGTTCCTAATTGGATTACTGGGTTAGAAGGACGACGGTTTATGCGGTGGGGAGGGGGGGACTTGCGCTTTTCTCGTCCCATTCGTTGGTTAGTAGCTTTGTGGGATCAATCAATTTTGCCCCTACAATTAATCAACTCAGATAATACCTTAAACAGCGATCGCGTATCTTATGGTCATCGTATTCTTCATCCTGATGCTATCACAATTGCTCAGGCTTCTGACTATGAAGAAACATTGAGATCAGCTTATGTGGTGGTTGACCCATTAAAACGTCGTCAAATTATTGAAGAACAGATTAAAAAAGTTAGTAAACAGTTAGGAGGAACCCCAGAAATTTCAGACGAATTACTGCAAGAAGTCATTAACTTAGTAGAATATCCTACCGCAGTAGTGGGTAAATTTGACGAAGAATTTTTAAGTCTTCCCTCTGAAGTTATTATTACAGTAATGGTGACACATCAGCGTTATTTTGCTCTAAAAAATAAAGGCTCATTATTGCCGAATTTTATCACTATTTCTAATGGTGATCCTACTAAATCAAAAATTATTGCCCAAGGAAATGAACGAGTAATTCGGGCCCGTTTAGCAGATGCTCAATTTTTCTATAAATCTGACTGTGGTGAACCCTTAGATAGTTATCTTCCTCAACTAGAAACAGTGACATTTCAAGAAGAATTAGGAACCATGCGCGATAAAGTTGATCGTATCATGGATATGGCTCAACAAATTGCCGAACAATTGGATATTACTCCTCAACAACGGGAAGAAATTGAAAGTACGGCCATGTTGTGTAAAGTGGATCTAGTGACACAGATGGTCTATGAATTTCCTGAATTACAAGGTGTAATGGGACAAAAATATGCCTTAGTTAGTGGGGAACCAGAAGTTGTGGCCCAAGGTATTTTTGATCATTATTTGCCTCGTGGTGCTGATGATATTATGCCAGATTCTTTGACGGGTCAAGTAGTGGGAATTAGCGATCGCTTGGATACTTTGATCAGTATTTTTGGCTTAGGAATGATTCCTACAGGTTCCTCTGATCCCTTTGCTTTAAGACGGGCCGCTAATGCCATTATTAATATTACTTGGTATGCTAACTTATCGATTAATTTAGCCCAATTATTAGCCCAAGGATGCGCCGATTTTGTCACAGGTCATCCCCAGAAAATTTCCCCATTAGAAGGGTTACAAAGCTTCTTTCTTCAACGAATACAAACCCTACTACAAGATGAGGTCAAAATTGATTATGATTTAGTGAAAGCGATCTTGGGAGAAAATGATCTAGAATATCAAGAAAGGGCTTTACAAGATTTATTAGATGTCCGCGATCGCGCACAATTCTTACAAGAAATTCGTCAGGATGGTCGGTTAGATACTATCTATGAAACCGTCAACCGTTCTACTCGTTTAGCAACGAAAGGAGACTTAGAATTTCAAATTTTAGATCCCAGTGAAGTCGTTGATACTAAATTATTTGAGAAGTCTTCAGAACAGAATTTATATGAGGCATTATTACAATTAGTCCCCAAAACAAAAGCAGCTAAAACCCAGAGAAACTATCAATTATTAGTAGATGGTTTAGCTAATATTGCCCCAAGTGTCAACGAATTTTTTGATGGTTCTGATAGTGTATTAGTAATGGATGAAAATCCACACATTCGTCAAAATCGATTAAACTTATTAGGTATTCTCCGTAATCATGGACGAGTCATCGCAGATTTCGGGGCAATTGTCAAGAGTTAA